The nucleotide sequence CCACTTTCTCACCGGCAACATTATACCCACGCTTCGACAACCCTTGCAGTGCAGGGCTCTCTGCGTGTCCAACAACAGGTCCCTTCCCAACCTACGATACCACGGAAAGTGGCACGACCTAACACCCGAGCGGATATCCTCCCCAGAGATCCTATACAAGGAGCGCAAGAGCAGCGGTACGTTGGCACCAGAACTCGTAAATGAAACCGAAACCCACCACCTGCACCACGCGGATGAATCATCCTTAAGACAGCAAGCAGACATGCAGAGGGGTCATGCGCCACAGAAACAGAGAACTTCATGTAGGACGTTTATCGTACGGCGTAGTTTCCCTCGAGAATTATCTGAAACAGTAGGTGTGCCAAAGCAACCTCCAATCGCTCCTGCTCGGAAGCCAAAAGCGACAGCCAATTTTCGACAGCACGCGGTATTTGAAGACAAAAAGGCTGCAGCGAAATGTGTGTGTGCCGAAGGGGCTAAGGAGCCACAGTTCAGCCTTTTTGCTCGAAACGAATGCTCGCGCAACACGTGGGACAAGGAAGATTGTCCCAAGAAGCTGTTTCACACCAAAGTAGATAGAAGTTACCAGTGCCCACACCCGTGCAGTCTCAGCTGTGACAGAGACGTGAGCATAAGTGCTTTTAACTTCAAGCATCCTTGTTTCTCGGATCAAGCTTCCTGCTTCCCGCTGCAAGAGGTACAGAATGACTGTTCCTCGTATTTCCAGAGTGCTGAGAAGCGCAAGAACTCCCAGACAGATCTGAACTGTATCGAAGAGGTTGTCACAACGCGCGTTGTGCCAGCCGCCAGCTTGCACCGTTTAAAATGTACGAACCAGCGTGCACATCAGAACCTCGAGAGCTGCTGCCTTACAGAATGCAGCACGATTCATGGAACCGCTAGACACCGGACGAAACGTCGTACCACGCTCCACTGCGACAAAGTTCATCGCGAGTGTCGCTGCAAGTATCATGGACACGACACGCTTGGAACATGCAGAAGGGCTAATGTTCCACAAGAATGTTCGACAAGAAATGTTCCAATAGTCGGTGGTCGACAACGTGCCAAGCAAACTGCGCACAAAGCAACGCAAACTTCACCGCCGGAAGAGTCTGTGGCCCCGATCTTGACGTCTCTCATAGAGTGGCTCACAATCACGTGTCAGAATTTTATGTCTCGCTTCTCAAACATGGCAGGGGCTGAATTTCTGCACGGCGAAAACCCCTTGCACATCACGATTGGGAAATCCTTCCAGAATCTTCTTGCCAACGATGCTTCGTTCTGGACGAATTTGGTCAAACAGATCCACGACGGGATAACGGGCCACACCAAGCAGGGCGCCGAACGTCGACAGTGCCGCGGGAGACCGCGGAAGTGTACCGTTCCGGATTCGGACGTCATCGTCATGGCCGCAAACGTTGCGGATAATTTGCGTGCGGAAGGGATGAAAGGCGAGGGTGAGCACGTCACCCTGAAGTGCTGCGATCCCAAACAGGTCTTCGGGCAAGGACAGTGTCCGCCTAAGCGTACGTTATCGCGAGTAGACCTCTCAACGTTGCGTGGAGGACAGGCGAGCGTCGGAAAAGTTGCATCGAACGAGAGGGTTGCGAGAAGGAAGTACTGGTCCTGCCTGAAGTTCTAAAGGTGGAAACCTGAACAGGCCACTTGTATAGACAATGTGCTTTGGTAGCCTGTTCAGCCTTGCTCTACAAATTAAGAGCAAATTTTGGGTAAACTGGACAGAGCATTCCATAGACTGTGAGCTGATCAGGCAAATATTTTGCTATCTCTCTATATGAAAATAAACATTAAATACCTTCGATGCACCCCACAACTTTACCTGGAAATCTCAATTTACATACTGGCGGTTTGGCGACTGTGGACTTTTTCGATGCAATAAATTGTTCGAATGTTCGATGTAATTCGTAAGTAGAGCCtgctgaagttttcgggaaatatgtttttccaaattcggggggtaaaaatcgggtaaataaacatgtgctccaaattcatgcaaatttgggtAAAAAAAACTTTTAAGTGTGCTAAATTAGATCAGAAATCCGGCTcggttactcaaactaactgtactggtttggtataAACGGTGATGtcactgcatttgctgccaaacaagttagtctGCATTCCTAcggacgtctcagtgagggtaacttgcctggtaaaaatcgggttttgccctaaagaggcaaccttcaattggTGGTGCAAATTCGTGGAGGAATCgagttaaaccctaaaacttcaggctctattcataAGTGTTCGGCATTTCTGCTGAAATGCACTCTCAAGATTCATACAAAATAtttacagtcgccgac is from Ornithodoros turicata isolate Travis chromosome 8, ASM3712646v1, whole genome shotgun sequence and encodes:
- the LOC135366073 gene encoding uncharacterized protein LOC135366073, translated to MGSCSTYRSARELHVLPDCGENPVGNSSENFEDEYSVRVEVYDTEVTATSSTDSSPIIKISGLHTTGGVVRLCSSTHFLTGNIIPTLRQPLQCRALCVSNNRSLPNLRYHGKWHDLTPERISSPEILYKERKSSGTLAPELVNETETHHLHHADESSLRQQADMQRGHAPQKQRTSCRTFIVRRSFPRELSETVGVPKQPPIAPARKPKATANFRQHAVFEDKKAAAKCVCAEGAKEPQFSLFARNECSRNTWDKEDCPKKLFHTKVDRSYQCPHPCSLSCDRDVSISAFNFKHPCFSDQASCFPLQEVQNDCSSYFQSAEKRKNSQTDLNCIEEVVTTRVVPAASLHRLKCTNQRAHQNLESCCLTECSTIHGTARHRTKRRTTLHCDKVHRECRCKYHGHDTLGTCRRANVPQECSTRNVPIVGGRQRAKQTAHKATQTSPPEESVAPILTSLIEWLTITCQNFMSRFSNMAGAEFLHGENPLHITIGKSFQNLLANDASFWTNLVKQIHDGITGHTKQGAERRQCRGRPRKCTVPDSDVIVMAANVADNLRAEGMKGEGEHVTLKCCDPKQVFGQGQCPPKRTLSRVDLSTLRGGQASVGKVASNERVARRKYWSCLKF